A section of the Leptolyngbyaceae cyanobacterium genome encodes:
- a CDS encoding FAD/NAD(P)-binding protein, whose translation MNKDIFRTTIAIIGAGFSGTLVAAHLLKNATFPIEIKIIERKSVMGKGVAYGTKYESHLLNVPAGKMSAFPDDPEHFLRWIKTRPDLAEIVKPDTFVPRKIYGEYIQTVLKEAEATSQYGRLERIKNEAIAIQADRDRVIVCLSTGEKFPAHKIVLALGNFPPSDPPIADRSFYTSLRYISYPWSPHALTDIEPNDAVLLIGSGLTMLDLAVALTEQGHQGEIHVVSRHGLLPHPHKFTKPYPAFLSSETAPKTIRSLFRVVRREVKNAIAQGDDWRAVLDSLRPITQQLWQQLPLDEQRRFLRHVRIYWEVHRHRVSPGVAEKVATMLNSGQMRVHAGRIQAYEEDADGVNVAIRKRQTTDTEVVRVGRVINCTGTECDYRKFQHPLIQNLRSQGLIRSDALAIGLDVAPNGALLDVDGVVSQNLYTLGPPRQGRLWETTAVPEIRVQAATLAKELMQTLSFHSSFLHN comes from the coding sequence TTGAATAAAGATATTTTTCGTACCACGATCGCCATTATTGGTGCTGGGTTTAGCGGTACTCTAGTGGCGGCTCATCTGTTAAAAAATGCTACTTTTCCCATAGAAATTAAAATAATTGAGCGTAAAAGTGTGATGGGAAAAGGAGTGGCTTACGGCACTAAATATGAGAGTCATTTATTAAATGTTCCAGCAGGCAAAATGAGCGCTTTTCCTGACGATCCGGAACATTTTTTGCGATGGATAAAAACAAGACCGGACTTAGCTGAAATTGTCAAACCAGATACTTTTGTCCCGCGCAAAATTTACGGAGAGTATATTCAGACAGTCTTAAAGGAAGCAGAAGCAACTTCCCAATACGGTCGTTTGGAAAGAATTAAAAATGAAGCGATCGCAATTCAAGCGGATCGGGATCGTGTCATAGTTTGTTTAAGCACGGGTGAGAAATTCCCAGCGCACAAGATAGTGCTTGCTTTGGGGAATTTTCCTCCTAGCGATCCGCCGATTGCCGATCGCTCTTTTTATACTAGTTTGCGTTATATTAGTTACCCTTGGTCTCCCCACGCACTGACAGATATAGAACCGAACGATGCAGTTTTGCTGATCGGATCGGGATTGACTATGTTAGATTTGGCGGTTGCGTTAACAGAACAAGGTCACCAAGGAGAAATTCACGTAGTTTCCCGTCACGGGCTGCTACCTCATCCCCATAAGTTTACCAAGCCGTATCCTGCTTTCCTCAGTAGCGAAACAGCACCGAAAACGATAAGGAGTTTATTTCGGGTAGTGCGTCGGGAAGTGAAAAATGCGATCGCGCAAGGTGACGATTGGCGTGCGGTACTGGATTCGTTGCGTCCGATTACCCAGCAACTTTGGCAGCAATTACCGTTAGACGAACAGAGACGTTTCCTCCGCCACGTCCGCATCTATTGGGAAGTACATCGTCACCGAGTATCCCCTGGCGTAGCCGAAAAAGTAGCGACTATGTTAAATTCCGGACAAATGCGCGTTCATGCCGGTCGCATTCAAGCTTACGAAGAAGATGCGGATGGAGTAAATGTCGCGATTCGCAAACGACAGACTACCGATACTGAAGTGGTACGAGTCGGACGGGTAATTAATTGTACTGGTACGGAATGCGACTATCGCAAATTTCAACATCCGTTAATTCAAAATTTGCGATCGCAAGGTTTAATCCGTTCCGATGCTTTAGCGATCGGCTTAGATGTAGCCCCCAACGGTGCTTTACTAGATGTTGATGGCGTAGTTTCCCAAAATTTATATACTTTAGGGCCACCCCGACAAGGACGCCTTTGGGAAACTACAGCCGTTCCAGAAATTCGAGTTCAAGCTGCTACT